AAGGTGGATTTTCCGAACGAGATCAGGATGTTTCTTTGCCCGGCTGCCAACGACGAAGAATGTAGCTTTGACACCTTCACGCTTCAGTATTTTCAGCACTTGTGGCGTGAATCGGGGGTCTGGCACATCGTCGAACGTAAGGGCGACCTGCTTCACCCGGGGACCACGGAATACAAAAGTCTCGGAATACTTACGCTGCAGCTCGGCTAGATTAAGCGGCTTTTCACTGGTCTCAGTGGATGTAGGTGCCGTGTCCTCCGTACCCGGTGCACCCGGTGACGACCGTTTGGCTTCAATGCTTCCAGAGCTTGGAAACAACATGAGCAGGATGGTACAGACGATCATCCAGTGTTTGAGTTTTGTGGACATAGCATTACCTCTTCTCCAAAATAAATGTCATGATCTGGTATGCCCATTATTATTGAAAAATATGAGGGAATGATTAATTTTTAGGGTAAGCGCTTTACTCGGGTCTCAAAAAGTATTGAAGTGATGTTTGTCACAGACTGATTGATAAGAAAAATTGCATCTTTAGATGAAGTGCATAAAATCAAGCAGGCGTCTATAGAAAGGGGACTGAACAATTTGACGGAAGTCATATCCAATGAGGAAGTAGCACCAGGAGTTTTTCGTCTGGCCGTTGCTGGTCAATTCGACGGTAAGATGGGCCAGTTTTACATGATTCGCGCATGGGACAATTATCCGCTGCTGTCCAGGCCGCTGAGTATTTTCGATATTACGCCTGGACGGATTGAATTTCTTTATCTCGTCGTCGGTGAGGGAACGACCGCATTCTCAAAATTGAAGCAAGGAGATCAGGTGAAGCTGGATGGTCCGTTCGGGAATGGATTTGAAGCTCCGGAAGGCAAGACGGCATTTATTGGCGGGGGAATCGGGATTGCCCCGTTTTATTATGCCCTGCGCCAGGTTCCGAGTGCCGATGTGTATCTCGGCTTCAGTCGCGAGCCTTATATGGTGGAAGAATTCCGCGCAGCGTCGGCTGGACAGACACATGTCAATGTGGGCGGTGTGATTCTCGATGATCTCGATTTTGAAGATTATGATACGATCATTGCCTGCGGACCGCATCCGATGCTGCACGCTGTGCAGCGCAAGCAACAAGCATCATCCGGACGCGCTAAAGTATATGTATCGCTTGAGAACCGGATGGCTTGCGGAGTTGGAGCCTGTCTGGTATGCAGTGTGAAATGTAAAGAC
The window above is part of the Paenibacillus lutimineralis genome. Proteins encoded here:
- a CDS encoding dihydroorotate dehydrogenase electron transfer subunit encodes the protein MTEVISNEEVAPGVFRLAVAGQFDGKMGQFYMIRAWDNYPLLSRPLSIFDITPGRIEFLYLVVGEGTTAFSKLKQGDQVKLDGPFGNGFEAPEGKTAFIGGGIGIAPFYYALRQVPSADVYLGFSREPYMVEEFRAASAGQTHVNVGGVILDDLDFEDYDTIIACGPHPMLHAVQRKQQASSGRAKVYVSLENRMACGVGACLVCSVKCKDKRKKACTDGPVFPAEEVVFE